A single window of [Clostridium] hylemonae DSM 15053 DNA harbors:
- a CDS encoding MATE family efflux transporter, translated as MKEVQDLTTGSVPKKMILFALPLLFANLLQSVYSIADMVVVGNIVGETGLAAISNASMVSFIINSVCIGITMGGTVLTAQYKGANDEQGQIETAGTLFGISLIASFIITVIGLFVYAPLFQVLNVPAASMQDACEYMKIVCCGTVFVFGYNAVCSVMKGLGDSKSPLYFVATAAVVNIVLDFILVGPFGMGTAGAACATVFSQGGSLFVSIVYLKKKTAVFDFELNRFVVRWGTLRAILKVGLPAAVQMAVVNVSYLLITGMLNNFGVSVAAASGVGLKVNTFAGMPCWAVGQAVTAMAGQNMGADDMERVRKTTKTGLYLNVCITLMAVIFVQLSAEQIIMLFEPESSEVIKGGVLYLRICCGINSLIYAVMYTFDSFAIGIGSAGTAMVNALLDAAVVRLPVCWLLAFAVDIGFSGIYIGQAVSPILPAAVGLLYFKSNVWAKKKLIRQCS; from the coding sequence ATGAAAGAAGTACAAGATTTAACTACCGGAAGCGTACCCAAAAAAATGATTTTGTTTGCACTTCCTTTATTATTTGCCAATCTGCTGCAGTCTGTTTACAGCATAGCAGATATGGTTGTTGTTGGAAATATCGTAGGCGAAACAGGGCTTGCCGCGATCAGCAATGCATCTATGGTGAGTTTTATCATTAATTCTGTCTGCATTGGCATTACGATGGGCGGCACGGTTTTGACCGCTCAGTATAAAGGAGCGAATGACGAACAGGGACAGATTGAGACGGCTGGAACATTATTTGGAATATCCCTCATTGCCTCATTTATCATTACGGTCATAGGACTGTTCGTATATGCCCCCCTTTTTCAAGTGCTGAATGTTCCGGCGGCTTCCATGCAGGACGCCTGCGAATATATGAAGATCGTCTGCTGCGGTACGGTATTTGTATTTGGCTACAATGCGGTATGTTCCGTTATGAAAGGGCTGGGAGATTCCAAAAGCCCGCTTTATTTTGTTGCGACTGCGGCTGTTGTAAATATTGTGCTGGATTTTATATTAGTTGGTCCGTTCGGTATGGGAACAGCAGGCGCCGCTTGCGCAACTGTTTTTTCGCAGGGGGGTTCGCTTTTTGTCTCCATCGTTTACTTGAAAAAGAAAACAGCTGTCTTTGATTTTGAGTTAAACCGCTTTGTCGTAAGATGGGGTACACTGAGGGCTATTTTAAAGGTTGGGCTTCCTGCCGCTGTTCAAATGGCAGTTGTCAATGTCTCTTATCTTCTGATCACAGGGATGCTCAACAATTTCGGAGTATCCGTTGCCGCGGCGTCCGGCGTCGGCCTTAAGGTCAACACATTTGCGGGTATGCCATGCTGGGCTGTCGGGCAGGCGGTCACTGCTATGGCAGGGCAGAATATGGGCGCGGATGATATGGAGCGCGTGAGAAAGACAACAAAGACCGGGCTGTATTTGAATGTATGTATTACCTTGATGGCAGTTATCTTTGTGCAGCTGTCTGCAGAACAGATCATCATGCTGTTTGAACCGGAAAGTTCAGAAGTCATCAAAGGCGGTGTCCTGTATCTGAGAATATGCTGCGGTATTAACAGTTTGATCTACGCGGTCATGTACACGTTTGACTCCTTTGCGATCGGCATTGGCTCCGCGGGTACCGCTATGGTAAATGCACTTCTGGACGCGGCAGTTGTCCGGCTTCCTGTATGCTGGCTGCTGGCTTTTGCAGTTGATATCGGTTTTTCAGGAATATATATCGGTCAGGCAGTTTCTCCCATATTGCCCGCGGCCGTCGGATTATTATATTTTAAAAGTAACGTATGGGCAAAAAAGAAACTCATACGCCAATGCAGTTGA
- the hrcA gene encoding heat-inducible transcriptional repressor HrcA, which yields MVSEQRLDERKMKILHAVIQNYLETGEPVGSRTISKYTDLNLSSATIRNEMSDLEEMGYILQPHTSAGRIPSDRGYRLYVDMLMEEKEQELNEMQEQMLDKADKMEQLLKQAAKVLANSTNYATMVSTPLNSGNKIKFLQLSQVDEEQVIAVIVLGGNVIKNKIIDMEEPVSNENLLKLNMLLNTTLNGMSIEDINLGLIARLKEQAGIHSEVIGHVLDAVADVIQVDDEMQIYTSGATNIFKYPELSDKQSAQEIISAFEEKQQLTELVTQTLSQEDNTGIQVYIGDETPVQTMKDCSVVTATYELGEGMKGTIGIIGPKRMDYEHVLKSMKKLQNELDQMFHNND from the coding sequence ATGGTATCAGAACAAAGGCTGGACGAACGTAAGATGAAGATACTTCACGCGGTCATCCAGAACTATTTGGAGACCGGGGAACCGGTCGGCTCCAGAACCATTTCCAAGTACACGGACTTGAATCTCAGCTCTGCCACGATCAGAAATGAGATGTCGGATCTGGAAGAAATGGGATACATCTTGCAGCCCCATACATCGGCAGGGCGTATTCCTTCAGACCGTGGATACAGGCTCTATGTAGATATGCTGATGGAGGAGAAGGAACAGGAGCTGAATGAGATGCAGGAGCAGATGCTCGACAAGGCAGACAAGATGGAACAGCTTCTGAAACAGGCGGCAAAAGTGCTGGCCAACAGCACGAATTATGCAACCATGGTATCCACTCCGCTCAACAGCGGCAATAAAATAAAATTCCTTCAGCTCTCGCAGGTAGACGAAGAGCAGGTGATCGCAGTTATCGTGCTCGGAGGAAATGTTATCAAGAATAAGATAATCGACATGGAAGAGCCGGTCAGCAATGAGAATCTGCTGAAGCTCAATATGCTGCTTAATACGACGCTCAATGGCATGTCCATCGAAGATATCAACCTGGGACTGATCGCAAGGCTGAAAGAGCAGGCAGGTATACACAGCGAGGTCATCGGCCATGTGCTCGATGCGGTCGCGGATGTGATCCAGGTCGATGATGAGATGCAGATATACACAAGCGGCGCCACGAACATTTTCAAATATCCGGAGCTCAGCGACAAGCAGAGCGCACAGGAGATCATCAGCGCTTTTGAAGAGAAGCAGCAGCTGACAGAGCTGGTGACCCAGACACTGTCACAGGAAGACAATACGGGCATTCAGGTATATATAGGAGATGAGACGCCGGTACAGACGATGAAAGACTGCAGTGTTGTGACCGCAACCTATGAATTAGGCGAAGGGATGAAGGGCACGATAGGTATTATCGGACCGAAGAGAATGGATTATGAACATGTGCTCAAATCTATGAAAAAGCTGCAGAACGAGCTGGACCAGATGTTTCATAATAATGACTAG
- a CDS encoding ABC transporter ATP-binding protein, which produces MSVILRTNHITKRYGSRPVVSDLSMTIHKGDIYGFIGKNGAGKTTLIRMITGLAAPSDGNILLFGKPDLLEGRRKIGTVIESPAFYPGMTARENLIAQCRLQGEDTAQADEILALVGLDDTGKKKAKNFSLGMRQRLAIAIALTGSPELLILDEPTNGLDPEGIKEIRELILKLNKEREITVLISSHILGELSKFATRYGIIHQGKLIEEFTEDELWERCHGSDPHKSMDLEDYFLKRIGGM; this is translated from the coding sequence ATGAGTGTTATACTGAGAACGAACCATATCACAAAACGGTACGGCAGCCGCCCTGTAGTCAGTGATCTTTCTATGACGATACATAAAGGTGACATCTACGGGTTTATCGGAAAAAACGGAGCCGGAAAGACTACCCTCATCCGGATGATCACCGGTCTCGCCGCGCCAAGCGACGGAAATATCCTTCTGTTTGGAAAGCCCGACCTTCTCGAAGGCCGCAGGAAGATCGGCACAGTCATCGAATCTCCCGCATTTTATCCCGGCATGACCGCCCGGGAGAATCTGATCGCTCAGTGCAGGCTTCAGGGAGAAGACACCGCCCAGGCGGACGAGATTCTGGCGCTTGTAGGCCTTGACGACACAGGAAAGAAAAAAGCCAAAAACTTTTCTCTCGGAATGCGCCAGCGGCTTGCCATCGCCATCGCCTTAACCGGCAGCCCGGAACTGCTCATCCTCGACGAGCCGACTAACGGACTGGACCCGGAAGGCATAAAGGAGATCCGTGAACTGATCCTTAAGTTAAATAAGGAACGGGAGATCACAGTCCTTATTTCAAGCCACATTCTGGGGGAGTTGTCCAAGTTTGCCACGAGATACGGCATAATACATCAGGGGAAACTGATCGAAGAATTCACAGAGGACGAACTGTGGGAGCGCTGCCACGGCTCTGACCCTCATAAGTCCATGGATCTGGAAGATTATTTCTTAAAAAGAATAGGAGGTATGTAA
- the grpE gene encoding nucleotide exchange factor GrpE, with translation MEEPLENNQENKSKEDMVKEAVEEAKKAASEAADEQPEDQEAEGATEADGKTAEEAEDAKDNCGDEDSDEAEKADKKIKKFGKKPKKDKKDEKIEELTDRLTRQMAEFDNFRKRTDKEKSQMYEIGAKDIIEKILPVVDNFERGLDAAAEEKENPFVQGMDKIYKQLMTTLEEIGVKPIEAVGQEFNPDFHNAVMHVDDEALGENIIAEEFQKGYMYRDSVVRHSMVKVAN, from the coding sequence GTGGAAGAACCCTTGGAAAATAATCAGGAAAACAAAAGTAAAGAAGATATGGTAAAAGAGGCAGTGGAGGAAGCGAAAAAGGCGGCATCCGAAGCAGCGGATGAGCAGCCGGAAGATCAGGAGGCCGAAGGCGCCACAGAGGCAGACGGCAAGACGGCAGAGGAGGCGGAAGACGCCAAAGATAACTGCGGGGACGAGGATTCCGACGAGGCTGAAAAGGCCGACAAAAAGATCAAAAAATTTGGCAAGAAGCCAAAGAAAGATAAAAAAGATGAAAAGATCGAGGAACTGACGGACAGACTCACCCGTCAGATGGCAGAGTTTGATAACTTCCGCAAGCGTACGGACAAAGAAAAATCACAGATGTACGAGATAGGAGCGAAAGATATCATAGAAAAGATCCTTCCGGTAGTGGATAACTTCGAGCGCGGACTTGACGCCGCAGCGGAGGAGAAGGAAAATCCGTTTGTACAGGGAATGGATAAGATCTACAAACAGCTTATGACGACGCTGGAAGAGATAGGGGTGAAGCCGATCGAGGCCGTAGGCCAGGAGTTCAACCCGGACTTCCACAATGCGGTGATGCACGTGGATGATGAGGCGCTCGGCGAGAACATTATCGCGGAGGAATTCCAGAAAGGTTATATGTACCGTGACTCTGTAGTGAGACACAGTATGGTAAAAGTAGCAAACTAA
- the dnaK gene encoding molecular chaperone DnaK, with protein MGKIIGIDLGTTNSCVAVMEGGQPTVIANTEGARTTPSVVAFTKTGERLVGEPAKRQAVTNAEKTISSIKREMGSDYKVTIDDKKFSPQEISAMILQKLKADAEGYLGEKVTEAVITVPAYFNDAQRQATKDAGKIAGLDVKRIINEPTAAALAYGLDNEKEQKIMVYDLGGGTFDVSIIEIGDGVIEVLSTAGNNRLGGDDFDQKITDYMLAEFKKNEGVDLSTDKMALQRLKEAAEKAKKELSSATTTNINLPFITATSEGPKHFDMNLTRAKFDELTHDLVEKTAEPVKRALSDAGLNSSELGQVLLVGGSTRIPAVQEEVKRLTGKEPSKSLNPDECVALGASVQGGKLAGDAGAGDVLLLDVTPLSLSIETMGGVATRLIERNTTIPTKKSQIFSTAADNQTAVDINVVQGERQFAKDNKSLGQFRLDGIPPAPRGIPQIEVTFDIDANGIVNVSAKDLGTGKEQHITITAGSNMSDDDIDKAVKEAAEFEAQDKKRKEGIDAKNDADALVFQTEKAMGEVGDKIDAADKEAVEADCKALKEILEKANTETLTDAQIAEIKAGKEKLMESAQKLFTKVYEQAGAQAGAGQQGPGPDMGAGAGPAPDGFAGDDVVDGDYKEV; from the coding sequence ATGGGCAAGATTATTGGTATTGACTTAGGAACAACAAACAGCTGTGTAGCTGTTATGGAAGGCGGACAGCCGACAGTTATCGCAAATACAGAAGGTGCAAGAACAACACCGTCTGTCGTGGCATTCACAAAGACAGGAGAACGTCTTGTAGGTGAGCCTGCAAAACGTCAGGCAGTCACAAATGCTGAGAAGACGATCTCTTCTATCAAGAGAGAGATGGGGTCTGATTACAAAGTTACGATCGACGACAAGAAGTTTTCACCGCAGGAGATCTCTGCAATGATTCTTCAGAAGCTGAAAGCCGACGCGGAAGGCTACCTCGGCGAGAAAGTAACGGAAGCGGTCATCACCGTACCTGCATACTTCAACGATGCTCAGCGCCAGGCTACAAAAGACGCAGGAAAGATCGCAGGACTTGATGTAAAGCGTATCATCAACGAGCCTACGGCAGCAGCGCTCGCTTACGGGCTTGACAATGAAAAAGAGCAGAAGATCATGGTATATGACCTGGGCGGCGGAACATTCGACGTATCTATCATTGAGATCGGCGACGGTGTCATTGAAGTATTGTCTACTGCAGGTAATAACAGACTCGGCGGCGATGACTTTGACCAGAAGATCACAGACTACATGCTGGCAGAATTTAAGAAAAATGAAGGCGTTGACCTGTCCACAGACAAGATGGCGCTCCAGAGACTGAAAGAAGCGGCAGAGAAGGCAAAGAAAGAGTTGTCCTCCGCTACAACGACAAACATCAACCTTCCGTTCATCACAGCTACATCTGAAGGACCGAAGCATTTTGATATGAACCTTACAAGAGCCAAATTCGACGAGCTGACACACGACCTTGTAGAAAAGACAGCAGAGCCGGTTAAGAGAGCGCTCTCCGACGCGGGCCTCAATTCTTCTGAACTTGGCCAGGTACTGCTTGTAGGCGGTTCTACACGTATCCCGGCTGTTCAGGAAGAGGTGAAGCGTCTGACAGGAAAAGAACCAAGTAAATCCCTGAATCCTGACGAATGTGTTGCACTCGGCGCATCCGTACAGGGCGGAAAGCTTGCCGGAGACGCAGGCGCAGGCGACGTACTTCTTCTCGACGTAACGCCGCTGTCACTGTCAATTGAGACAATGGGCGGAGTGGCTACAAGACTGATCGAGAGAAATACGACGATCCCGACAAAGAAGAGCCAGATATTCTCCACAGCCGCAGACAATCAGACAGCTGTTGATATCAATGTTGTACAGGGTGAGAGACAGTTTGCCAAAGACAACAAGTCACTCGGCCAGTTCAGACTGGATGGAATCCCGCCGGCTCCGCGCGGAATCCCGCAGATCGAAGTTACATTTGACATCGATGCCAACGGTATCGTAAATGTATCCGCAAAAGACCTCGGCACAGGCAAAGAGCAGCACATCACCATCACAGCCGGCTCTAATATGTCTGACGACGATATCGATAAGGCAGTAAAAGAAGCAGCTGAATTTGAAGCACAGGATAAGAAGCGTAAAGAAGGCATTGACGCGAAGAATGATGCGGATGCGCTTGTATTCCAGACAGAGAAAGCCATGGGTGAAGTCGGAGACAAGATCGACGCTGCAGACAAAGAAGCGGTAGAAGCTGACTGCAAGGCATTGAAAGAGATTCTTGAAAAAGCAAATACAGAGACCCTTACGGACGCTCAGATCGCAGAGATCAAAGCAGGTAAGGAAAAGCTGATGGAAAGTGCCCAGAAGTTGTTCACAAAAGTTTACGAACAGGCCGGCGCGCAGGCAGGAGCAGGACAGCAGGGTCCGGGTCCTGACATGGGAGCAGGAGCAGGTCCGGCACCAGACGGATTTGCAGGCGATGATGTAGTAGACGGAGATTACAAAGAAGTCTAA
- a CDS encoding collagen-like protein: MEENTNFIPEIYIGENGNWFINNYDTGVKARGDDGITPHIGANGNWYIGDTDTQVPATGPKGDKGDRGETGPVGPQGATGATGPQGLTGPQGLTGPQGPTGATGPQGATGPKGDTGSAGAQGPTGATGPKGDPGTAGPQGIKGDPGVAGPQGPKGDKGDTGPAGAPGPQGIQGPKGDKGDQGPAGPVNIANNIETTEEGYALDARQGKVLSDMVNSRLYIADITSLESWHKIIKYSDGTVILYGAKQFTGIVCTTLSVGKYVTSSLYFSKVPAGITINNLVTSLGNGSIDGRIYFKRTTISGGEVRCSFYSDTSASGLSMNAAIVAYGTWS, from the coding sequence ATGGAAGAAAACACAAACTTCATACCGGAAATTTATATCGGTGAAAATGGAAACTGGTTTATCAACAATTATGACACGGGAGTCAAAGCAAGAGGAGACGACGGTATCACGCCGCATATCGGCGCCAACGGAAACTGGTACATAGGTGATACAGATACGCAGGTGCCTGCAACCGGTCCGAAAGGCGATAAGGGTGACAGAGGAGAGACTGGTCCGGTGGGCCCTCAGGGCGCAACCGGAGCTACAGGACCGCAGGGCTTGACGGGACCTCAGGGGCTGACAGGTCCGCAGGGTCCGACGGGTGCTACAGGACCACAGGGAGCCACAGGTCCAAAAGGAGATACCGGCTCGGCTGGAGCTCAGGGACCAACCGGAGCCACAGGACCCAAAGGCGATCCCGGAACAGCCGGTCCGCAAGGTATAAAAGGAGACCCCGGAGTGGCTGGCCCACAAGGACCAAAAGGCGACAAGGGTGATACCGGCCCAGCTGGAGCACCGGGTCCGCAGGGAATCCAGGGACCAAAAGGCGATAAAGGAGATCAGGGTCCGGCCGGTCCGGTGAATATTGCGAATAACATTGAAACTACAGAGGAAGGATATGCGCTAGATGCCCGGCAGGGGAAGGTGCTGTCGGATATGGTGAATAGCAGACTATATATAGCAGATATTACAAGTTTGGAGTCGTGGCACAAGATAATAAAGTATTCAGACGGAACTGTGATACTCTATGGTGCAAAACAGTTCACAGGGATCGTATGTACGACGTTATCTGTTGGAAAGTATGTTACATCCAGCTTATATTTCTCGAAAGTGCCTGCGGGCATAACAATCAACAATCTTGTCACATCTCTTGGGAATGGTTCTATAGACGGACGAATCTATTTTAAGCGTACGACGATAAGCGGCGGCGAGGTAAGGTGTTCGTTTTATAGCGACACTTCGGCGTCCGGATTATCGATGAATGCGGCCATCGTTGCTTATGGTACATGGTCATGA
- a CDS encoding ABC transporter permease subunit — MRNLLRNDFYKLGKAKYFWVCLIVTVVLAAASVFLLDFTYKIAGDQMSAQMEQQQKALDDNGVNITTEGVPASYDELSASGQLLSFFAGNTTLLLAVLVSLFVGSEFNNGTIKNIASRNYSRGKIYLSKLIVCIITGVVFTLIYAAVSTAVSSALWGFGDISAGYWPEFFKAAGIELLLGSAFVSIFVMFSMLIRQNGGSLAANICFLEFISLLVMLGEMLLKKLFHITATLSNYLIDTNMTAVSAGLTRATAIRGVTVAVCFLAAAAIIGIVSFQKRDIK; from the coding sequence ATGAGGAACTTGCTTAGAAATGACTTTTATAAATTAGGGAAGGCAAAATATTTCTGGGTATGCCTGATCGTGACCGTCGTGCTCGCCGCCGCTTCGGTCTTCCTGTTGGATTTCACCTACAAGATCGCCGGAGATCAGATGTCCGCACAGATGGAACAGCAGCAGAAAGCGCTGGATGATAACGGGGTAAATATAACGACGGAAGGCGTGCCGGCAAGCTACGATGAACTGAGCGCCTCCGGGCAGCTGCTCTCTTTCTTCGCCGGCAACACGACACTTTTGCTTGCAGTGCTCGTCTCCCTCTTTGTCGGAAGTGAATTTAATAACGGTACGATCAAAAATATCGCTTCCAGGAATTACAGCCGCGGCAAGATCTATTTATCAAAACTTATCGTATGCATCATCACGGGTGTCGTATTTACACTCATATATGCCGCTGTCTCAACTGCCGTTTCATCTGCGCTCTGGGGCTTTGGCGACATATCCGCCGGCTACTGGCCCGAATTTTTTAAAGCCGCGGGGATTGAACTGCTGCTCGGAAGCGCCTTTGTATCTATCTTTGTCATGTTCAGTATGCTCATCCGGCAAAACGGCGGTTCACTTGCGGCGAATATATGCTTTCTTGAATTCATCTCACTTCTTGTCATGCTAGGAGAGATGCTTCTCAAAAAGCTGTTCCACATAACCGCCACACTGTCGAACTACCTCATAGACACAAATATGACCGCCGTGTCCGCCGGGCTTACCCGGGCGACCGCCATACGCGGCGTCACAGTCGCCGTGTGCTTTCTGGCTGCCGCAGCGATTATCGGCATCGTCAGCTTTCAGAAACGGGATATCAAATAA
- a CDS encoding replication-associated recombination protein A, whose product MDLFDYAREKNMDNEAPLASRLRPATLDEVVGQQHIIGKDKLLYRAIKADKLSSIIFYGPPGTGKTTLAKVIANTTSAEFTQINATVAGKKDMEEVVKHAKELQGMYQKRTILFVDEIHRFNKGQQDYLLPFVEDGTLILIGATTENPYFEVNGALISRSSIFELHPLDKEDIRTLIRRALTDVEKGMGSYQAVIEEDALEFLADIAGGDARNALNAVELGVLTTERSEDGKIHITLDVASECIQKRVVRYDKSGDNHYDTISAFIKSMRGSDPDAAVYYLAKMLYAGEDIKFIARRIMICASEDVGNADPMALNVAVSAAQAAERIGMPEAQIILSQAVLYVATAPKSNSAVNAIADAMENVRQHKTTVPPHLQDSHYGGAKKIGHGIGYKYAHDYPHHYVEQQYLPSEIAGTRFYEAGSNGYEKKISEWMEYIRSR is encoded by the coding sequence ATGGATTTATTTGATTACGCCAGAGAAAAGAATATGGATAATGAGGCTCCGCTGGCCTCCAGACTCAGGCCTGCAACGCTGGATGAAGTGGTGGGCCAGCAGCATATCATCGGAAAGGACAAGCTCCTGTACAGGGCTATCAAGGCGGACAAGCTGAGCTCCATTATATTTTACGGTCCTCCGGGGACAGGCAAGACGACCCTTGCCAAAGTGATAGCCAACACGACGAGCGCAGAGTTTACACAGATCAATGCGACGGTGGCAGGCAAGAAGGACATGGAAGAAGTCGTAAAACACGCAAAAGAACTTCAGGGGATGTATCAGAAGAGGACGATCCTTTTTGTCGATGAGATCCACCGGTTCAACAAAGGGCAGCAGGATTATCTTCTTCCGTTCGTGGAGGACGGAACGCTCATACTCATCGGCGCAACGACTGAAAATCCGTATTTTGAAGTGAACGGGGCGCTTATTTCCCGCTCCAGCATCTTTGAGCTGCATCCGCTTGACAAGGAAGACATCAGGACGCTGATCCGCCGGGCGCTTACGGATGTGGAAAAAGGGATGGGAAGCTACCAGGCCGTCATAGAGGAGGACGCTCTGGAATTCCTTGCCGACATTGCCGGAGGCGATGCGAGAAATGCCCTGAATGCGGTGGAGCTGGGCGTTCTGACGACGGAGCGGAGTGAGGACGGTAAGATCCACATCACGCTGGACGTGGCGTCTGAGTGTATTCAAAAGAGAGTCGTCCGGTATGACAAGTCCGGGGACAATCATTATGATACGATCTCGGCGTTTATAAAGAGCATGCGCGGTTCCGACCCGGATGCCGCGGTGTATTATCTCGCCAAGATGCTGTATGCGGGAGAGGACATCAAGTTTATTGCCAGAAGGATCATGATCTGTGCCTCTGAGGATGTGGGAAACGCGGATCCTATGGCGCTGAACGTCGCCGTGTCCGCAGCCCAGGCCGCGGAGCGTATAGGCATGCCGGAGGCGCAGATCATCCTTTCCCAGGCGGTACTCTATGTTGCGACGGCGCCAAAGAGCAACTCGGCGGTAAATGCGATCGCAGACGCTATGGAGAATGTGAGACAGCATAAGACGACAGTGCCTCCGCACCTTCAGGATTCACATTACGGGGGCGCAAAGAAGATCGGGCACGGGATCGGCTATAAATATGCCCACGATTATCCGCATCATTATGTGGAGCAGCAGTACCTTCCGTCCGAGATCGCCGGGACACGGTTTTATGAAGCCGGCAGCAACGGATATGAGAAAAAGATAAGTGAATGGATGGAATATATACGCAGCAGATAA
- the dnaJ gene encoding molecular chaperone DnaJ has protein sequence MAESKRDYYEVLGVSKDADDATLKKAYRQVAKKYHPDMNPGDAEAEKKFKEASEAYAVLSDPEKRRQYDQFGHAAFEGGAGGAGGFGGFDFGGADFSDIFGDIFGDLFGGSGRRGRGSQGPMKGMNIRKSVRITFEEAVFGCEKEIEVVLKDPCPKCGGTGAKQGTSPETCSKCGGKGQVVYTQQSFFGTVQNVQTCPDCHGTGKIIREKCPDCTGTGFVASKKKIAVSIPAGIDNGQSVRIREKGEPGANGGPRGDLLVEVVVSRHPIFQRQDMHIFSTVPISFAQAALGADVKIKTVDGDVLYSVKPGTKTDTKVRLKGKGVPSLRNAQVRGDHYVTLIIQTPEHLSSEAKEALRKFDELTGNTLNQNKDEGTKGTKGKKKGFMDKMKEAFDD, from the coding sequence ATGGCAGAATCAAAGAGAGATTACTATGAAGTGCTCGGTGTCAGCAAAGATGCTGACGACGCAACTTTAAAGAAGGCATACAGACAGGTTGCCAAAAAATATCACCCTGATATGAACCCGGGAGACGCGGAGGCGGAGAAGAAGTTCAAGGAAGCTTCCGAAGCCTACGCTGTTCTCAGCGACCCGGAAAAACGCCGTCAGTATGACCAGTTCGGCCACGCTGCCTTTGAAGGCGGTGCAGGCGGCGCCGGAGGATTCGGAGGCTTTGACTTCGGCGGGGCTGATTTCAGTGATATCTTCGGAGATATCTTCGGCGATCTGTTCGGCGGAAGCGGCCGGCGCGGACGCGGAAGCCAGGGTCCGATGAAAGGCATGAATATCCGCAAGAGCGTGAGGATCACATTTGAAGAGGCAGTGTTTGGCTGTGAAAAAGAGATAGAGGTCGTGCTGAAAGACCCATGTCCGAAATGCGGCGGTACAGGCGCAAAGCAGGGGACGTCCCCGGAGACATGCTCCAAGTGCGGCGGCAAGGGACAGGTAGTCTACACGCAGCAGTCCTTCTTCGGCACCGTGCAGAATGTACAGACTTGTCCGGACTGTCATGGAACCGGTAAGATCATACGGGAAAAATGTCCGGATTGTACCGGTACAGGATTTGTAGCGTCCAAGAAAAAGATAGCAGTATCTATCCCGGCCGGCATCGACAACGGACAGAGCGTGCGCATCAGAGAGAAAGGCGAGCCGGGCGCAAACGGCGGACCGAGGGGAGACCTTCTCGTTGAGGTGGTTGTCTCAAGGCATCCGATCTTCCAGCGTCAGGATATGCACATATTCTCAACCGTGCCGATCTCATTTGCCCAGGCAGCGCTCGGCGCGGATGTGAAGATCAAGACCGTGGACGGCGATGTACTCTACTCTGTAAAACCAGGAACAAAGACCGACACGAAAGTGCGCTTAAAAGGCAAGGGGGTACCGTCGCTTCGCAATGCCCAGGTGCGCGGCGACCACTATGTGACCCTTATCATCCAGACACCGGAACACTTAAGTTCCGAGGCGAAAGAGGCGCTCCGCAAGTTCGATGAACTGACCGGAAATACCCTGAACCAGAACAAAGATGAAGGTACGAAGGGTACAAAAGGAAAAAAGAAAGGCTTTATGGATAAAATGAAAGAAGCCTTTGACGATTAA